Proteins from a single region of Dyadobacter fanqingshengii:
- a CDS encoding dihydrodipicolinate synthase family protein: MNKESWQGVFPALLTPFKSDDSIDFDLFRKNLEVQIEAGVTGAIVSGSLGEASTLTKAEKVELVKYAKSIVAQDFPIVVCIAEQSTAEAVSLAKEAEAAGADGLMVLPPMRYKADDHETVVYFKTIAQSTSLPLMIYNNPVDYKIEVTLQMFEQLAEIPNVHAIKESTRDVSNVTRLYNRFGDRFKVFCGVDTLIMEEVMLGCDGVVGGLVDAFPKETVAIFNLVKAGLYKEALAVYRWYLPLLELDIHPKLVQNIKLAATKAGIGSEFVRAPRLVLEGAEREKVLAIIDQAISTQPALPDYLNLSSDFSVA; encoded by the coding sequence ATGAACAAGGAATCCTGGCAAGGTGTATTTCCGGCGTTGCTAACGCCTTTCAAATCAGATGACAGCATTGATTTTGATCTTTTTCGCAAAAATCTGGAAGTGCAGATCGAAGCAGGCGTGACTGGCGCGATCGTTTCAGGCTCACTGGGCGAAGCAAGCACATTGACGAAAGCGGAAAAAGTGGAATTGGTTAAATATGCCAAAAGCATTGTTGCGCAGGATTTCCCGATCGTGGTCTGCATTGCCGAGCAATCCACTGCGGAAGCGGTAAGCCTTGCCAAAGAAGCCGAAGCTGCGGGTGCAGACGGCCTAATGGTCTTGCCTCCAATGCGTTACAAAGCCGACGATCACGAAACGGTTGTTTACTTCAAAACCATCGCGCAAAGCACCTCATTGCCATTAATGATCTACAACAATCCGGTAGATTACAAAATCGAAGTGACGTTACAAATGTTCGAGCAGCTTGCCGAGATTCCGAATGTGCACGCAATCAAGGAATCAACACGTGACGTAAGCAATGTTACCCGCCTGTACAACCGTTTCGGTGACCGTTTCAAAGTTTTCTGCGGCGTGGATACATTGATTATGGAAGAGGTTATGCTGGGCTGCGACGGCGTTGTGGGTGGCTTGGTTGACGCATTCCCAAAAGAAACCGTTGCGATTTTCAATCTGGTTAAAGCTGGTTTATATAAAGAAGCCTTGGCCGTTTACCGTTGGTATCTTCCTTTGCTAGAACTGGACATTCATCCAAAACTGGTTCAAAACATCAAGCTTGCCGCTACCAAAGCAGGCATTGGCTCGGAATTCGTTCGCGCACCAAGATTAGTTTTGGAAGGCGCAGAGCGTGAAAAAGTGCTTGCAATTATTGATCAAGCTATTTCAACTCAGCCTGCATTGCCAGATTATTTGAATTTGTCTTCGGATTTTTCTGTTGCATAA
- a CDS encoding DUF3857 domain-containing transglutaminase family protein — protein MRFLVSVIFLACSHFLHVQAQGEFDVTKISPELNAGANAVIRVDEDIFEVVSKAEARHKKRTVVTILNESGEAEYGQLMVGYDKFTKINDISGNLYDATGKLQKKLKNADITDYGYGGGGDNITDARIKLADFGKKSYSYPYTVEFIYETKEKNMMFYPRWMPLSDSKTAVERAHFTIKTPAGFKFRYKEYNGIKAVQKSRGDDGSDIYTWIVEKYAVPLTTDFYPLPLMDYTPMVMAAPSDFEVQDYQGNFNSWDDFGKFYHTLNAGRDVLPPATVTEIKSLIANAKTDREKVEKIYKWMQARSRYVSIQLGIGGWQTIDAMTVANKGYGDCKALSNFTVAALRQAGIPAYVALIKAGDEAFMKPDFPSSQFNHVIACAVVAKDTMWLECTSQTTTPNFMGTFTGSRHALLITPEGGKLVPTPVYKSHQNTRKSRANVNLDEGGNGQVEVQTLYAGLQQESRNTVFHNGNKEEQRKWLMNHINLPSLDLQRFELMEGRETEPTMTEKLSLNVRNCATKTGTRLFIKPTLLSRPFDLPATTERTTDFYLPGSVYDFTDSDTVSYVIPANYKLETTLPSVQIKSVFGTYESKTVLENNKLVCARKVVMNGGRYNAKDFPAWIDFLKKVRKADRAQVVFVENKP, from the coding sequence ATGCGATTTTTAGTATCAGTAATATTTTTAGCCTGCTCCCATTTCTTGCATGTACAGGCACAAGGTGAATTTGATGTCACCAAAATAAGCCCCGAGCTCAATGCCGGGGCAAATGCTGTTATCCGTGTGGATGAGGATATTTTTGAGGTTGTATCAAAAGCAGAAGCGCGCCACAAAAAGCGGACGGTTGTGACCATTTTGAATGAAAGCGGGGAAGCGGAATATGGGCAACTCATGGTGGGTTATGATAAGTTTACCAAAATCAACGACATCAGCGGCAACCTTTACGACGCCACCGGCAAACTGCAAAAGAAGCTTAAAAACGCAGACATTACGGATTATGGATATGGCGGCGGCGGCGACAACATTACCGACGCAAGGATTAAGCTGGCCGATTTTGGTAAGAAAAGCTATTCCTATCCTTACACGGTTGAGTTCATTTACGAGACCAAGGAGAAAAACATGATGTTCTATCCCCGCTGGATGCCTTTATCCGACTCCAAAACCGCTGTTGAACGCGCCCATTTTACGATCAAGACGCCAGCCGGTTTCAAGTTTCGGTATAAAGAATATAATGGTATAAAAGCCGTTCAAAAATCCAGGGGAGACGACGGTTCGGACATTTACACCTGGATTGTGGAAAAGTATGCCGTGCCCCTCACCACGGACTTTTATCCGCTTCCGTTAATGGATTACACGCCTATGGTCATGGCTGCGCCATCCGATTTTGAAGTGCAGGATTATCAGGGAAATTTCAATAGCTGGGACGATTTTGGTAAATTCTATCATACATTAAATGCAGGCCGCGACGTGCTTCCGCCAGCGACGGTTACAGAGATCAAGTCGTTGATTGCCAATGCGAAAACGGATCGGGAGAAAGTTGAGAAAATATACAAATGGATGCAGGCGCGCTCGCGTTATGTGAGCATTCAGCTCGGGATCGGCGGCTGGCAGACCATTGACGCAATGACCGTCGCCAACAAAGGTTATGGCGATTGTAAGGCATTGAGCAATTTCACCGTTGCTGCATTACGCCAGGCTGGAATCCCTGCTTATGTCGCTCTTATCAAAGCTGGTGACGAGGCATTCATGAAACCTGATTTTCCCAGCAGTCAGTTCAATCACGTGATTGCCTGCGCCGTGGTGGCGAAAGACACCATGTGGCTGGAATGCACCAGCCAGACTACAACCCCCAACTTCATGGGCACATTCACCGGCAGCCGCCACGCCTTGCTCATCACACCCGAAGGCGGAAAACTGGTGCCAACGCCCGTTTACAAATCACACCAGAATACCAGAAAAAGCCGCGCCAATGTAAATCTGGACGAAGGCGGGAACGGACAGGTGGAAGTGCAGACATTGTATGCGGGTTTGCAACAGGAATCGCGGAACACCGTTTTTCACAATGGTAATAAAGAAGAGCAAAGAAAGTGGCTGATGAACCACATTAATCTGCCTAGCCTTGATCTGCAACGATTTGAACTTATGGAAGGCCGCGAAACAGAACCGACCATGACCGAAAAGCTTTCCCTTAATGTAAGAAATTGCGCCACCAAAACAGGGACACGGCTTTTTATCAAACCCACACTATTAAGCCGCCCGTTTGATTTGCCCGCCACCACAGAACGCACAACAGATTTCTATTTGCCCGGTTCGGTGTACGACTTTACCGATTCTGACACGGTCTCCTACGTCATTCCAGCGAATTATAAGCTGGAAACAACATTGCCGTCTGTTCAGATCAAATCGGTTTTTGGCACTTATGAATCAAAGACGGTTTTGGAAAATAACAAGCTTGTATGTGCACGGAAGGTCGTTATGAACGGCGGGCGCTACAACGCCAAGGATTTTCCCGCCTGGATCGATTTCCTCAAAAAGGTAAGGAAAGCAGACCGCGCCCAAGTCGTATTCGTCGAAAACAAACCTTGA